The proteins below come from a single Caloenas nicobarica isolate bCalNic1 chromosome 23, bCalNic1.hap1, whole genome shotgun sequence genomic window:
- the E2F2 gene encoding transcription factor E2F2 has product MLRLPRGVSPAPGRGGAALPPPAPHHHPKKVMSVMGSMEWGVSSLGSPLVPAGSFTQVYTPAAVSVPAPRDGGLYGTPQSPQLRTLRSASAGRLPAKRKLDLEGLEFRTPKEKGRTLAQVPSPRTPKSPGEKTRYDTSLGLLTKKFIRLLNESSDGVVDLNRAAEVLEVQKRRIYDITNVLEGIQLIRKKSKNNIQWMGTGIFEDAAVTVKQQALREELAELARTERTLDQLLQDCALQLRQLAGDKANQRLAYVTYQDLRAISSFQEQTVIAVRAPPETQMEVPDLSEDNLQLHLKSTNGPIEVYLCPEEILGDSPTKAHGVPSAVTTPRDHAAPPCQLNSPGPAPHLPHTTSQSWGGTGTPSSPPSLPLAVPGGAGSLLEVEAGLLGSPTHLLQQTEDQLPCAPSHLDSGPFITFSPPLEQDDYLWGLEGQGITDLFEAYDLGDLLKH; this is encoded by the exons ATGCTGCGGCTCCCCAGGGGAGTgtcccccgccccggggagggggggcgcCGCCCTCCCGCCCCCCGCACCTCACCACCACCCGAAGAAGGTCATGTCGGTGATGGGCTCCATGGAGTGGGGGGTTTCCAGCCTGGGCAGCCCCCTGGTACCTGCCGGCTCCTTCACGCAGGTCTACACGCCCGCGGCTGTCAGCGTCCCCGCTCCCCGGGACGGGGGTCTCTATGGcaccccccagagcccccagctCAGGACTCTCCGCTCGGCCTCGGCGGGACGGCTGCCG gcCAAGAGGAAGCTGGACCTGGAGGGCCTCGAATTTCGCACGCccaaggagaagggcaggacGCTGGCGCaggtccccagccccagga CCCCCAAGTCGCCCGGTGAGAAGACTCGCTACGACACCTCGCTGGGGCTTCTCACAAAAAAATTCATCCGTTTGCTGAACGAGTCGTCTGACGGCGTCGTGGATCTCAACCGGGCGGCTGAGGTGCTGGAGGTCCAGAAACGGCGCATCTACGACATCACCAACGTGCTGGAGGGCATCCAGCTCATCCGCAAGAAGTCCAAGAACAACATCCAGTGGAT GGGGACGGGGATCTTTGAGGACGCAGCGGTGACGGTGAAGCAGCAGGCGCTGCGGGAGGAGCTGGCCGAGCTGGCCAGGACGGAGAGGACGCTGGACCAGCTCCTGCAGGACTGTGCGTTGCAGCTGCGGCAGCTGGCCGGTGACAAAGCCAACCAGAG GCTGGCGTATGTCACCTACCAGGACCTCCGCGCCATCAGCAGCTTCCAGGAGCAGACGGTGATCGCTGTGAGGGCCCCTCCCGAGACGCAAATGGAGGTGCCGGACCTCAGCGAG GACAACCTCCAGCTCCACCTCAAGAGCACCAACGGCCCCATCGAAGTGTATCTCTGCCCGGAGGAGATCCTGGGGGACAGCCCCACCAAGGCCCACGGTGTCCCCTCTGCTGTCACCACCCCACGGGACCACGCCGCACCCCCTTGCCAACTAAACAGCCCTGGGccagccccacacctgccccacaccacctcccagagctgggggggcacgggaaccccctcctcacccccaTCTCTGCCTCTCGCCGTGCCGGGGGGGGCTGGCTCGCTGTTGGAGGTGGAAGCCGGGCTCCTGGGCTCCCCCACCCACCTTCTGCAGCAGACGGAGGAccagctgccctgtgccccctcccaccTGGACTCGGGACCTTTCATCACCTTCTCGCCCCCCCTGGAACAGGACGACTATCTCTGGGGGCTGGAGGGCCAGGGCATCACTGACCTCTTTGAGGCGTATGACCTGGGGGACCTGCTGAAGCACTGa